The following are from one region of the Archangium lipolyticum genome:
- a CDS encoding glycosyltransferase family 87 protein — MTHAGERKPLAAWVVVSIGVFALALHAVVFQVQADWAVFYKAGANALAGQPLYRYEDLPWVYKYAPVTAYLFAPFAALPETVARWSWVLLNAAVLVRAFHVWASMMPRTLPRWAHALVVVLALPFIKQVFLYGNCDTLLLWLALESEALRGARPIASGALLAVACLFKPPLALLALVAVFSREWRRVAAVGVFGLALLLLPVFFLGPSFAWSEILAWRKMLEDSTGPLICANQNQGVFGIACWFLSPADGARYTLLAAGLGLALATVLSALLAALARTDAALGRLAVTAVAVYCTAVLSPLGWRNNLVMLVPLLFLLLDAALLLRSRATFAWALAAPGLGTLMGLLAYEILGRARFQHFLELRPFGLCAAVTAVTALVLQLRVARKGFVKAPAEQH, encoded by the coding sequence ATGACCCACGCTGGCGAGCGCAAGCCCCTCGCGGCGTGGGTCGTCGTGTCGATCGGGGTGTTCGCCCTGGCGCTCCACGCGGTCGTGTTCCAGGTGCAGGCGGACTGGGCCGTCTTCTACAAGGCGGGTGCGAACGCGCTCGCCGGCCAGCCGCTCTACCGCTACGAGGACCTCCCCTGGGTCTACAAGTACGCGCCCGTGACCGCGTACCTCTTCGCGCCCTTCGCGGCCCTGCCGGAGACGGTGGCCCGGTGGTCCTGGGTGCTCCTCAACGCGGCCGTGCTCGTGCGCGCCTTCCACGTCTGGGCCTCGATGATGCCGCGCACGCTTCCCCGGTGGGCGCACGCGCTCGTCGTGGTGCTGGCGCTCCCGTTCATCAAACAGGTGTTCCTCTACGGCAATTGCGACACGCTGCTCCTGTGGCTGGCGCTCGAGAGCGAGGCCCTGCGGGGCGCACGGCCCATCGCGTCCGGTGCCCTCCTGGCGGTGGCGTGTCTCTTCAAGCCGCCGCTCGCCCTGCTCGCGCTCGTGGCGGTCTTCTCGCGGGAGTGGCGGCGGGTGGCCGCCGTGGGGGTGTTCGGGCTCGCGCTGCTGTTGCTCCCGGTGTTCTTCCTGGGGCCCTCGTTCGCCTGGAGTGAGATCCTCGCCTGGCGGAAGATGCTCGAGGACTCGACCGGCCCGCTCATCTGCGCCAACCAGAACCAGGGCGTCTTCGGCATCGCCTGCTGGTTCCTCTCTCCCGCGGATGGTGCCCGCTACACGCTGCTCGCGGCGGGCCTCGGCCTCGCGCTCGCCACCGTGCTGTCGGCGCTCCTCGCCGCCCTGGCCCGGACCGACGCCGCTCTCGGCCGGCTCGCCGTGACCGCGGTCGCGGTGTACTGCACGGCCGTCCTGTCACCGCTCGGCTGGCGCAACAACCTCGTGATGCTCGTGCCGCTGCTCTTCCTGCTGCTCGACGCGGCCCTGCTGCTGCGCTCCCGGGCCACCTTCGCCTGGGCCCTGGCCGCTCCGGGGCTCGGGACGCTCATGGGGTTGCTCGCCTATGAGATCCTCGGCCGCGCGCGCTTCCAGCACTTCCTCGAGCTCCGCCCCTTCGGTCTCTGTGCGGCCGTGACGGCGGTCACGGCGCTGGTGCTCCAACTCCGTGTCGCGCGCAAGGGGTTCGTGAAAGCTCCCGCCGAGCAACACTGA
- a CDS encoding S8 family serine peptidase, with product MWRPLALALGCSLVTPLPVLAAPGQGDAQREAARSPARVVDLEGTRTAITAIQSLQGASLASEGRYLLVTGSGLAFHRTSQPVHGLRTVPVSGSAVELYTWEEELPIGGRQPHYAYSREGVAAIGRVRPTSYVVRLQDASFDPLQNAGLVANAELAASADNTLHLVQFLATPLPEFRQAIEAQGGKVLRFLADHTFLVEMSARSRASVAELPYVRWIGPYHPEYRLERELRESLVGLKAAQPEQRYSIMLGEGGERRQADVARQVRRLGGKVELIEPGGLRVEATLTQAQLQALARSNDVQFIDRWGGPGEVDMDIVRETGGANYVETLKGWTGQGVRGEIFDTELLTTHQEWSTAPLIHSTSSSSSSYHGTSCYSHNFAKGVNAGARGLIPSGQGIFFLYSESSQFGGSKSRYTINQELTDPAGRYRAVFQTSSVGSALTTSYTTISAEVDDYLFKHPILSTQSQSNSGTRNSRPQAWAKNIVSVGGVRHRNTLARTDDYWGSGGSIGPAADGRIKPDLSFYYDSVRGASGTSNTSYTEFSGTSSATPQTAGHFGLLFQMWHEGVWAGHGLKTDVFTSRPQMATAKALMINNAWRYNWVAGGTNADLDRYKQGWGTSDLKRLLSRAPVTSVIDETDVITPLGVKSYTVDVTAGQTELNVTLVYTDPMGTVGAAHARVNDLSLRVTSPSGVVYWGNNGLTAGNFSTPGGSSNTVDTVENVFLQNPAAGAWKVEVLGDEIVQDARLETAAVDADYGLVVSGGLIRK from the coding sequence ATGTGGCGTCCTCTTGCCCTGGCCCTGGGTTGCTCTCTCGTCACGCCGTTGCCGGTGCTCGCGGCACCGGGACAGGGTGATGCCCAGCGGGAGGCCGCCCGTTCGCCCGCGCGGGTCGTGGATCTCGAAGGGACCCGGACGGCCATCACCGCCATCCAGTCGCTGCAGGGCGCGTCCCTGGCGTCCGAGGGCCGCTACCTGCTGGTGACCGGGTCCGGGCTCGCCTTCCATCGCACCTCCCAGCCCGTTCACGGCCTGCGGACGGTTCCCGTGTCCGGCTCGGCGGTCGAGCTCTACACGTGGGAGGAGGAGCTGCCCATCGGAGGCCGTCAGCCCCACTACGCCTACAGCCGGGAGGGAGTCGCCGCCATCGGGCGCGTGCGTCCCACGAGCTATGTGGTGCGCCTGCAGGATGCCTCGTTCGATCCGCTCCAGAACGCCGGGCTCGTCGCGAACGCGGAGCTCGCGGCCAGCGCGGACAACACCCTGCACCTGGTGCAGTTCCTGGCGACGCCGCTGCCCGAGTTCCGTCAGGCCATCGAGGCCCAGGGCGGCAAGGTGCTGCGCTTCCTCGCCGATCACACCTTCCTGGTGGAGATGAGCGCGCGCTCGCGGGCGAGCGTGGCGGAGCTGCCCTACGTGCGGTGGATTGGCCCCTACCACCCGGAGTACCGGCTGGAGCGTGAGCTGCGCGAGTCGCTCGTGGGCCTGAAGGCGGCCCAGCCGGAGCAGCGCTACTCCATCATGCTCGGCGAGGGCGGGGAGCGGCGGCAGGCGGACGTGGCCCGGCAGGTGCGGCGCCTGGGCGGCAAGGTGGAGCTGATCGAGCCGGGAGGCCTGCGCGTCGAGGCGACGCTCACCCAGGCCCAGCTCCAGGCGCTGGCGCGCTCCAACGACGTGCAGTTCATCGACCGGTGGGGTGGCCCCGGCGAGGTGGACATGGACATCGTCCGCGAGACGGGCGGCGCCAACTACGTCGAGACGCTGAAGGGCTGGACGGGGCAGGGCGTGCGCGGGGAGATCTTCGACACCGAGCTGCTCACCACGCACCAGGAGTGGTCCACCGCCCCCCTCATCCACAGCACGAGCTCCTCGAGCAGCAGCTATCACGGCACCAGCTGCTACAGCCACAACTTCGCCAAGGGCGTGAACGCGGGCGCGCGCGGCCTGATTCCGAGCGGCCAGGGCATCTTCTTCCTCTACAGCGAGTCCTCCCAGTTCGGTGGCTCCAAGTCCCGCTACACCATCAACCAGGAGCTGACGGATCCGGCCGGGCGCTACCGCGCCGTCTTCCAGACGTCCAGCGTGGGCAGCGCGCTGACGACCTCGTACACCACCATCTCGGCCGAGGTGGACGACTACCTCTTCAAGCACCCCATCCTCAGCACTCAGTCGCAGAGCAACTCCGGCACCCGGAACTCGCGCCCGCAGGCGTGGGCGAAGAACATCGTCTCGGTGGGCGGCGTGCGCCACAGGAACACCCTGGCGCGCACGGATGACTACTGGGGCTCCGGTGGCAGCATCGGCCCGGCGGCGGATGGGCGCATCAAGCCGGACCTGTCCTTCTACTACGACTCCGTCCGGGGCGCTTCGGGCACCAGCAACACCAGCTACACCGAGTTCAGCGGCACCAGCTCCGCCACCCCGCAGACGGCGGGCCACTTCGGCCTGCTCTTCCAGATGTGGCACGAGGGCGTCTGGGCCGGCCACGGCCTCAAGACCGACGTCTTCACCAGCCGCCCGCAGATGGCCACGGCCAAGGCGCTGATGATCAACAACGCGTGGCGCTACAACTGGGTGGCGGGCGGAACCAACGCCGACCTCGACCGCTACAAGCAGGGCTGGGGTACGTCCGACCTCAAGCGCCTGCTCTCCCGCGCTCCGGTGACGAGCGTCATCGACGAGACCGACGTCATCACCCCCCTGGGCGTCAAGAGCTACACCGTCGACGTCACCGCCGGTCAGACCGAGCTGAACGTCACGCTCGTCTACACGGACCCCATGGGCACGGTGGGCGCGGCCCATGCGCGCGTGAACGACCTGTCGCTGCGGGTCACCTCTCCCTCGGGGGTGGTGTACTGGGGCAACAACGGTCTCACCGCGGGCAACTTCTCCACGCCGGGCGGCAGCTCCAACACCGTCGACACGGTCGAGAACGTCTTCCTCCAGAACCCCGCGGCCGGTGCGTGGAAGGTCGAGGTGCTGGGTGACGAGATCGTCCAGGACGCGCGTCTCGAGACGGCGGCGGTGGACGCCGATTACGGCCTGGTGGTGAGCGGCGGGCTCATCCGGAAGTAG
- a CDS encoding SDR family NAD(P)-dependent oxidoreductase, which translates to MGALDGKTAIITGGGSGIGFAIAERFVNEGANVVIAGRSQKRLDEAVEKLGRNARGMVTDVADEAQVRRLIDSESRIDLLVTCAGGAVFGPVEQVPTKSWRELFDGRFFGQLSACHYAVPKMPPGSSIMFCSGIAGHAALVNYAGGAGLCGAVNAMGRSLAVELAPKGIRVNVLSPGLTRGTAIDWQVPPEKLDEFMAGLMSNIPMKRAASASEMADAAFFLATCTYATGMVLDIDGGWTAV; encoded by the coding sequence ATGGGCGCGCTGGATGGAAAGACCGCGATCATCACGGGAGGCGGTTCGGGAATCGGCTTCGCAATCGCCGAGCGCTTCGTCAACGAGGGGGCGAACGTCGTCATCGCCGGGCGGAGCCAGAAGCGGCTCGACGAGGCGGTGGAGAAGCTCGGACGCAATGCCCGGGGCATGGTCACGGACGTCGCCGATGAGGCCCAGGTGCGGCGGCTCATCGACTCCGAGTCTCGCATCGACCTGTTGGTGACCTGTGCCGGAGGGGCGGTGTTCGGCCCGGTCGAGCAGGTCCCCACGAAGTCCTGGCGTGAGCTGTTCGATGGCCGCTTCTTCGGGCAGCTCTCCGCCTGCCACTACGCCGTCCCGAAGATGCCTCCGGGCAGCTCCATCATGTTCTGCTCGGGCATCGCCGGCCATGCCGCCCTGGTGAACTACGCCGGGGGCGCGGGCCTGTGCGGCGCGGTCAACGCCATGGGCCGCTCACTCGCGGTCGAGCTGGCCCCGAAGGGCATCCGGGTGAACGTCCTCTCGCCCGGGCTGACCCGCGGCACGGCGATCGACTGGCAGGTCCCTCCCGAGAAGCTGGACGAGTTCATGGCCGGCCTGATGAGCAACATCCCGATGAAGCGCGCGGCTTCCGCGAGCGAGATGGCGGACGCGGCCTTCTTCCTGGCCACGTGCACGTATGCCACCGGAATGGTGCTCGACATCGACGGTGGCTGGACCGCCGTCTGA
- a CDS encoding potassium transporter Kup produces MHSSPSPTGSEPDSPRSIALTALGALGVVYGDIGTSPLYALRECFHGPHAIEPSAANVLGVLSLFFWALIIVISMKYLAFVMRADNRGEGGMLALMALVMHRTPGGTPDRKRRVLVWMALFGAGLIYGDGVITPAVSVLSATEGLNVATHVFEPYVVPLTLVILIGLFLVQSRGTAGIGKIFGPMMLLWFGTLAVLGARSILAYPDVLRAVWPGHAVEFFLHNGVHGFLLLAVVILVITGGEALYADMGHFGRRPIRLAWFAVALPSLLLNYFGQGALLLRDPTAENPFYQLAPQPLLYPLVALATLAASIASQALISGAFSLTRQAIQLGYSPRMEVVHTSEQEEGQIYLPGLNLAMLVGVVLLVLTFRSSSALAAAYGMATTAAMSITTVLAYVVARERWKMSRAVVLPVSAVFLAIDLSFLGANVVKVPDGGWFPLTLGLIIFTLMTTWKRGRELLAERMRAAALTIEALLESFGDHPPTRVPGTAVFMTGNSEIAPSALLHNLKHNKVLHEQTVLLTIQTLDVPHVPASERVEIESLDLGLKRVYARYGFMDDPSVPDILKRMREAGLQFNLMGTSFFLGRETLIVTKKPGMARWREAIFVWMSHNARSATAFFRIPPNRVVEMGTQVEL; encoded by the coding sequence ATGCACTCCTCTCCCTCCCCTACCGGCTCCGAACCCGACTCCCCTCGTAGTATCGCGCTGACGGCGCTGGGAGCACTGGGCGTGGTCTACGGGGACATCGGCACCTCCCCCCTGTACGCACTGCGCGAGTGCTTCCACGGGCCGCACGCCATCGAGCCCTCGGCGGCCAACGTGCTGGGGGTGCTCAGCCTGTTCTTCTGGGCCCTCATCATCGTCATCTCGATGAAGTACCTGGCCTTCGTCATGCGCGCGGACAACCGCGGCGAGGGCGGAATGCTGGCGCTGATGGCGCTGGTGATGCACCGCACGCCCGGTGGAACCCCGGACCGCAAGCGCCGGGTGCTGGTGTGGATGGCGCTGTTTGGCGCGGGCCTCATCTACGGTGACGGGGTCATCACCCCGGCCGTCTCGGTCCTGTCGGCCACCGAGGGCCTCAACGTGGCCACGCACGTGTTCGAGCCCTATGTGGTGCCCCTCACGCTGGTCATCCTGATCGGCCTGTTCCTGGTGCAGAGCCGGGGCACGGCCGGCATCGGGAAGATCTTCGGGCCGATGATGCTGCTGTGGTTCGGCACCCTGGCCGTGCTGGGCGCGCGCTCCATCCTGGCCTACCCGGACGTGCTGAGGGCGGTGTGGCCCGGCCACGCGGTGGAGTTCTTCCTCCACAACGGCGTGCACGGCTTCCTGCTCCTGGCGGTGGTCATCCTGGTCATCACTGGTGGCGAGGCGCTGTACGCGGACATGGGCCACTTCGGCCGCAGGCCCATCCGGCTGGCGTGGTTCGCGGTGGCACTGCCCTCACTGCTGCTCAACTACTTCGGGCAGGGCGCGCTCCTGCTGCGCGACCCCACGGCGGAGAACCCGTTCTACCAGCTCGCCCCGCAGCCGCTGCTCTACCCGCTGGTGGCGCTCGCCACGCTGGCGGCGAGCATCGCCAGCCAGGCGCTCATCTCGGGGGCGTTCAGCCTCACGCGCCAGGCCATCCAGCTCGGCTACAGCCCACGCATGGAGGTGGTGCACACCTCCGAGCAGGAGGAAGGGCAGATCTACCTGCCCGGCCTCAACCTCGCGATGCTCGTGGGCGTGGTGTTGCTGGTGCTCACCTTCCGCTCCTCGAGCGCGCTGGCGGCCGCCTACGGCATGGCGACCACGGCCGCCATGTCCATCACCACGGTGCTGGCGTATGTGGTGGCCCGTGAGCGCTGGAAGATGAGCCGCGCGGTGGTGCTGCCGGTGTCGGCGGTGTTCCTGGCCATCGACCTGTCGTTCCTGGGCGCCAACGTGGTGAAGGTGCCCGATGGCGGCTGGTTCCCGCTCACGCTCGGGTTGATCATCTTCACCCTGATGACGACGTGGAAGCGCGGCCGCGAGCTGCTGGCCGAGCGGATGCGCGCCGCGGCGCTCACCATCGAGGCCCTGTTGGAGAGCTTCGGGGATCATCCGCCCACGCGAGTGCCCGGCACGGCCGTCTTCATGACGGGCAACTCGGAGATCGCGCCCTCCGCGCTCCTCCACAACCTCAAGCACAACAAGGTCCTGCACGAGCAGACGGTGCTGCTCACCATCCAGACGCTGGACGTGCCCCACGTGCCGGCCAGCGAGCGCGTGGAGATCGAGTCATTGGATCTCGGCCTCAAGCGCGTGTACGCGCGCTACGGCTTCATGGACGATCCGAGCGTCCCCGACATCCTCAAGCGCATGCGGGAAGCCGGGCTGCAGTTCAATCTCATGGGCACCAGCTTCTTCCTGGGCCGTGAGACGCTCATCGTCACCAAGAAGCCGGGCATGGCCCGGTGGCGCGAGGCGATCTTCGTGTGGATGAGCCACAACGCCCGCTCGGCCACCGCCTTCTTCCGCATCCCGCCCAACCGCGTGGTGGAGATGGGCACGCAGGTGGAGCTGTAG
- a CDS encoding DEAD/DEAH box helicase, with amino-acid sequence MSNSFKSLGLSAESLDAVRRARFASPTPIQAQAIPPALAGRDVIGCAATGTGKTAAYLLPLVERLAGEPGPAGLVLAPTRELVQQIADEAAFFGEPRGVTRAVVIGGTDMGAQVEALRQRPSLILATPGRLADLLKAGAVNLSTVRMLVLDEADRMLEMGFMPELSQVLAALPRGRQTLLFSATLGHNVTRFAQEVLRRPVRVEVTPSGTPAARAVQRAYEVDPSEKYPLLLSLLARDQLSAIVFTRTRERAEKVQEVLKRAGHKSALIHSDRTQGQRRQALEGFRRGQYRCLVATDIASRGLDVDDIGHVINFDLPHSPEDYVHRIGRTARAGASGRASTFVTERDEETVRAIERIIRMELPRAEVPREDSVFLEELEAFRSGREDDDLLKSLEDARPRAPEKARARPVRASEGRERRGGDDSRREAPGRGRASTRGTERPSAPRKERAAGRDTARGAKETRGRSAGQGRSSARGTARPGGTGGGRKGGPSRGAGPSPRGRGGGGRRGR; translated from the coding sequence GTGAGCAACTCCTTCAAGTCCCTCGGTCTGTCCGCTGAATCCCTCGATGCGGTGCGGCGCGCCCGCTTCGCCTCGCCCACCCCCATCCAGGCCCAGGCCATCCCTCCGGCGCTCGCCGGACGGGACGTCATCGGCTGCGCGGCCACGGGGACGGGCAAGACCGCGGCCTACCTGCTGCCCCTGGTTGAGCGTCTGGCCGGTGAGCCGGGCCCGGCCGGGCTGGTGCTCGCCCCCACGCGCGAGTTGGTGCAGCAGATCGCCGACGAGGCCGCCTTCTTCGGCGAGCCGCGCGGTGTCACCCGGGCGGTGGTCATCGGCGGCACGGACATGGGCGCCCAGGTGGAGGCGCTCCGCCAGCGTCCCTCGCTGATCCTCGCCACCCCGGGCCGCCTGGCCGACCTGCTGAAGGCGGGCGCGGTGAACCTCTCGACGGTGCGCATGCTCGTGCTGGACGAGGCGGACCGGATGCTGGAGATGGGCTTCATGCCCGAGCTGTCACAGGTGCTCGCCGCGCTGCCCCGCGGGCGCCAGACGCTCCTGTTCTCCGCCACCCTGGGCCACAACGTGACGCGCTTCGCCCAGGAGGTGCTGCGCCGGCCCGTCCGGGTGGAGGTCACTCCGAGCGGGACTCCCGCCGCGCGCGCCGTGCAGCGGGCGTACGAGGTGGATCCGTCGGAGAAGTACCCGCTGCTGCTCAGCCTGCTCGCGAGGGATCAGCTGAGCGCGATCGTCTTCACCCGCACCCGGGAGCGCGCGGAGAAGGTGCAGGAGGTCCTCAAGCGGGCGGGCCACAAGAGCGCCCTCATCCACTCGGACCGCACGCAGGGACAGCGCCGCCAGGCGCTCGAGGGCTTCCGGCGGGGGCAGTACCGCTGCCTGGTGGCCACCGACATCGCGTCGCGCGGGCTGGACGTGGATGACATCGGCCACGTCATCAACTTCGACCTGCCGCACTCCCCGGAGGACTACGTCCACCGGATCGGCCGCACGGCGCGAGCGGGCGCCAGCGGGCGTGCCTCGACCTTCGTCACCGAGCGGGACGAGGAGACGGTGCGCGCCATCGAGCGCATCATCCGCATGGAGCTGCCGCGCGCCGAGGTGCCGCGGGAGGACTCCGTCTTCCTCGAGGAGCTGGAGGCGTTCCGGTCCGGGCGGGAGGACGACGACCTGTTGAAGTCCCTGGAGGACGCACGCCCCCGCGCCCCGGAGAAGGCCCGTGCACGCCCCGTCCGCGCGAGCGAGGGCCGGGAGCGCCGCGGCGGGGACGACAGCCGCCGTGAGGCTCCGGGCCGTGGCAGGGCGTCCACTCGCGGGACGGAGCGCCCGTCCGCTCCGCGCAAGGAGCGCGCGGCGGGCCGGGACACCGCCCGTGGAGCGAAGGAGACGCGGGGAAGGAGCGCCGGGCAGGGGCGGAGCAGCGCCCGTGGCACGGCGCGCCCGGGAGGCACGGGAGGAGGGCGCAAGGGGGGTCCTTCGCGCGGAGCGGGCCCGTCCCCTCGTGGCCGCGGCGGCGGGGGACGGCGGGGCCGGTAG
- a CDS encoding S8 family serine peptidase: protein MSFAFRPLSRLTRGLMLASCLGLAACNNKPPAQEEPDDKPDVSKIVRPADAIAGQYLFVFDDALVTPDMVRATAQELLGKRGGYLLEVYDGALLGFSANGLDDNKALAIASDSRVKSVGQDGWVKLEGIQDSATWGLDRIDTRPRELDQRYVQSTTGKGVHVYVLDTGIRSSHAEFGGRVGKSATAILDGRGAEDCNGHGTHVAGTIGGSSWGVAKDVTLHSVRVLGCTGAGSISGILAGIDWVTKNHQKPAVANMSLGGGAYALMDDAVRKSIAAGVTYVLAAGNSDADSCGFSPARTPEALTVGATNREDKRAWFSNWGSCVDLFAPGQDITSTWYTANDATHTISGTSMAAPHVAGVAALYLEKNPTAPPANVARAILDGSTPDAVQDVKGSPNRLLYSLVIPFEGDWVEVAGTGGTTMQLSVGSASSIWALDTDSKHYKWNGSAWDYQLCCVSTLSAAADGTLWATNPPDQMRVLRWAGTEWDAFSITPGMKQVAVVNANTVWGLDDEGFLFLWNEANSNWDKKICCVTQISAGSDGELWGVNPADSLRVLRWDGTQWAYGGIPTGMTSVSVGNAANIWALDDANNVYKWSGSAWTRMPGALKQISAAADGTVWGVTPKGGIVRYVKR from the coding sequence ATGTCATTCGCGTTCCGTCCGCTGTCTCGCCTCACCCGGGGGCTGATGCTCGCTTCCTGTCTCGGGCTCGCCGCCTGCAACAACAAGCCCCCGGCGCAGGAGGAGCCGGACGACAAACCCGATGTCTCCAAGATCGTCCGGCCGGCTGACGCCATCGCGGGCCAGTACCTCTTCGTCTTCGACGACGCGCTCGTCACGCCGGACATGGTCCGGGCCACGGCCCAGGAGCTGCTCGGCAAGCGCGGCGGCTACCTGCTGGAAGTCTACGACGGCGCCCTGCTGGGCTTCTCGGCCAACGGGCTCGATGACAACAAGGCGCTCGCCATCGCCTCGGATTCGCGCGTGAAGTCGGTGGGCCAGGATGGCTGGGTCAAGCTGGAGGGCATCCAGGACAGCGCCACCTGGGGCCTGGATCGCATCGATACGCGTCCCCGGGAGCTCGACCAGCGCTACGTGCAGAGCACCACGGGCAAGGGCGTTCACGTCTACGTCCTCGATACGGGCATCCGCTCGTCCCACGCCGAATTCGGCGGGCGCGTCGGCAAGAGCGCGACGGCCATCCTCGACGGGCGGGGCGCGGAGGACTGCAATGGGCACGGCACCCACGTGGCCGGCACCATCGGAGGCTCCAGCTGGGGCGTGGCCAAGGACGTCACCCTCCACTCCGTGCGCGTGCTGGGCTGCACTGGCGCGGGGAGCATCAGCGGAATCCTCGCGGGCATCGACTGGGTGACCAAGAACCACCAGAAGCCCGCGGTGGCCAACATGAGCCTGGGTGGCGGTGCCTACGCGCTCATGGATGACGCCGTCCGCAAGTCCATCGCGGCGGGCGTGACGTACGTCCTCGCGGCGGGCAACAGCGACGCGGATTCCTGCGGCTTCAGCCCGGCGCGCACCCCCGAGGCCCTCACCGTGGGCGCCACGAACCGCGAGGACAAGCGCGCCTGGTTCTCCAACTGGGGCTCCTGCGTGGACCTCTTCGCGCCCGGCCAGGACATCACGTCCACCTGGTACACGGCCAACGATGCGACCCACACCATCAGTGGCACCTCCATGGCCGCGCCCCACGTGGCGGGCGTGGCGGCGCTCTACCTGGAGAAGAACCCCACGGCCCCCCCCGCCAACGTGGCGCGGGCCATCCTCGACGGCAGCACCCCGGACGCAGTGCAGGACGTGAAGGGCTCTCCCAACCGGCTGCTCTACTCGCTCGTCATCCCCTTCGAGGGGGATTGGGTCGAGGTGGCGGGGACGGGCGGCACCACGATGCAGCTCTCCGTTGGCAGTGCGAGCTCCATCTGGGCGCTCGACACCGATAGCAAGCACTACAAGTGGAACGGGTCGGCCTGGGACTATCAGCTGTGCTGCGTCTCCACGCTCTCCGCCGCCGCGGATGGCACGCTGTGGGCCACCAATCCTCCGGACCAGATGCGCGTCCTCCGGTGGGCTGGCACCGAATGGGACGCGTTCAGCATCACCCCGGGGATGAAGCAGGTCGCGGTCGTCAACGCGAACACCGTGTGGGGGTTGGACGACGAGGGCTTCCTGTTCCTGTGGAACGAGGCCAACTCGAACTGGGACAAGAAGATCTGCTGCGTCACCCAGATCTCCGCTGGCTCCGATGGTGAGCTGTGGGGCGTCAACCCGGCGGACTCCCTGCGTGTCCTGAGGTGGGATGGCACCCAGTGGGCGTACGGTGGCATCCCCACGGGGATGACCTCCGTGTCCGTCGGCAACGCCGCCAACATCTGGGCCCTCGACGACGCCAACAACGTCTACAAGTGGAGCGGCTCCGCCTGGACCCGGATGCCCGGCGCGCTGAAGCAGATCTCCGCGGCGGCCGACGGAACGGTGTGGGGTGTCACCCCGAAGGGCGGCATCGTCCGGTACGTCAAGCGCTGA
- a CDS encoding Uma2 family endonuclease, which produces MGKGKKPATYEDIEALPVGWVGEILGDELVASPRPALPHARVASALNALLSTAFDLGHPEIRGGWWILSEPELHLGRDIVVPDLAGWRRERMPDPSFMDEPFSTVAPDWVCEVLSPSTVHVDRERKLPLYHREGVSHVWLIDPPTRTLEIHRRRERDWLLAASHRGDGEVRAEPFDAVPLRLGALWLPRSGATPTPIAPA; this is translated from the coding sequence ATGGGGAAGGGGAAGAAGCCGGCAACCTATGAGGACATCGAGGCGCTGCCGGTCGGGTGGGTGGGGGAGATTCTGGGGGATGAGCTGGTGGCCTCGCCGCGACCGGCCCTGCCTCATGCCCGGGTGGCATCGGCACTCAATGCCTTGTTGAGCACGGCTTTCGATCTGGGCCACCCGGAGATCCGGGGCGGGTGGTGGATTCTTTCCGAGCCAGAGCTTCATCTCGGTCGGGACATCGTGGTGCCGGACCTCGCGGGCTGGCGACGCGAACGGATGCCAGACCCCTCCTTCATGGACGAGCCTTTCTCGACGGTGGCTCCCGATTGGGTGTGCGAGGTGCTCTCGCCGTCCACCGTCCACGTCGACAGGGAGCGCAAGCTGCCGCTCTACCACCGTGAGGGTGTGAGCCATGTCTGGCTCATCGATCCGCCGACGCGCACCCTGGAGATCCACCGCCGCCGGGAGCGGGACTGGTTGCTCGCCGCCAGCCACCGCGGCGACGGGGAGGTGCGCGCCGAACCGTTCGACGCGGTCCCGTTGAGGCTCGGCGCCCTGTGGTTGCCCCGTTCCGGAGCAACGCCGACTCCCATTGCTCCTGCCTGA
- a CDS encoding dihydrofolate reductase family protein codes for MTRTQYYVAASLDGYIADAEGRLDWLFQFNDVEGVTEHYQKFLAGVGALAMGAATYEFVLGEKLESWPYAGIPTWVFTHRELPRFPGADIRFTAEDVGAVHEQMVRAAGGKNIWLVGGGNLVAQFARRGLLDELLLGVMPVVLGGGIPLLPTRLSGVLELKDLTRFGRGALELRYELPRGAGGSSV; via the coding sequence ATGACACGAACCCAATACTACGTAGCGGCCAGTCTCGATGGTTACATCGCCGACGCGGAGGGCCGTCTGGACTGGCTCTTCCAGTTCAATGACGTCGAGGGAGTGACGGAGCACTATCAGAAGTTCCTCGCGGGCGTGGGCGCGCTGGCGATGGGCGCGGCGACCTACGAGTTCGTCCTGGGCGAGAAGCTGGAGAGCTGGCCCTACGCCGGCATCCCGACGTGGGTGTTCACCCATCGCGAGCTGCCCCGCTTCCCGGGTGCGGACATCCGCTTCACCGCCGAGGACGTGGGGGCCGTCCACGAGCAGATGGTCCGGGCGGCGGGGGGGAAGAACATCTGGCTGGTGGGGGGCGGCAACCTCGTGGCCCAGTTCGCGCGGCGGGGCCTCCTGGACGAGCTGCTGCTCGGAGTCATGCCCGTCGTGCTCGGAGGCGGGATTCCGCTGCTGCCCACCCGTCTTTCGGGGGTGCTCGAGCTCAAGGACCTCACCCGCTTCGGCCGTGGGGCGCTCGAGCTGCGGTACGAGCTGCCTCGCGGCGCTGGCGGCTCCTCCGTGTAA